The sequence below is a genomic window from Deltaproteobacteria bacterium.
ACTCCGACACGGATAAGCAGCGCTTCCTCTTGCTTTGACTTCAGCAGCTGCGAAACCGGAAGCGGTGCCATTGAGAACAGACCCACTTTGTAGAAATTCAAAGCTCGGCCATCAACCTCGCGTTGGACAAGGTTGTACTCGGCAAACTGGGCTTCCGCAACAGCGCGCAGATGCGGCGGAAGCTCTGCCACCAACAAGGCTAGCACCTGCTGTTCCCCCGCGGACAACATCACGCCACCACGCAGCAGACGAAGCAACCATGAGCCGTAGCTTCGCTTCACGCTCCGTGCCGCCTCAACGTCAGAATGAGCGACGCGTCTTTCGCGCTCGCCCCATCCTTTTGTTAGGCTTTTTGTCGACTCTGAACGGCTGTCGCTCATCGCCGGGTATCGGCGGAACATCTGGTACGACAGCCAATATGCGATCAAATGCCGCAGGGTCCGCCCGACGTGCTCGCTCCTCCAGGTATTCTTCCGTTAACAGGGCGGCCATCTTCTCCGCAACAGCCGTAGAGATGAATTGGTTGATGGATATGGACTCTTTTGCAGCCAGATCGCGCACTTTATTATGCACCGACTCTGGCAGCCGCAAACTCAACATGCTCATGGCGATTCCTCCAACTGTCGTAAGAATTGACCTGGTCGTAGGACCTTGACGCCAAAACGTTCCGCGCCCACAAAGTCGCGGACATTGTGCGTCATGACATATTGACAGCGAGCCGCTACGGCCACTTCGAGTACGAACTCATCGTTCGGATCACGCAGAAGCGGACGCCACAAAAAGTGAATAGCTTGGCGCTTACCGCATTAGCAGGTTCAAGGGCAATCGGCGCGTCGCCGCACAGAACAGTCCAAACCTCTACGCAGTACTCGACCTGCCTATCGCTGAGACCAGCGCGATTGCGTCCTGCCGTGAGCATCATCGAGAATATACCGCTTCGAACGAGTTGGAGTTTATCATAGAGGCGCCGTTTTCACAGCAGGGGATGCGAGCGTGAGAAAATCCCGCATTGAGTGAACTGATCTCGGCTACTAATTATACGAGCATGACCAAAGAGAATTTGCGCCTGAAATCAACAACCTGTCAATTCGCGCTCGCGCTCGTATACCCAATATCCGTGGCCTCGTATATTAATATACCTGCAGAGGTCCCCGTCTTTCGGGAGTCGTCAATGCGGAACGAGCGTAGCCTTCAGGCCTACTCTGATCGGGCCTGCCGGCGTAGCACTTCGTTCGCTCACACAAAGCCGTGCAGCCGCGCGGGATTGTCTACTAAGATCTTTTTCAGCAACGCGGCGTCGTTGTCGACGTAGCGATACAACAATTCGACTTCTTCGGCGTCGTTCATCATGCGCTTTTTCCATTGCGGGTGGGGCCAGTCGGTGCCCCAGATGATGCGGTCCGGGGCGGCTTCGATGAACGCTTTGCCGTAGGGAATCGCATCGTCCCAGCCGGCGTCCATTTTGGAATCGCGGTTGCCGTTGGAGATCATCACCCACCAGTTCTCGCGCTTGAGCGATTCGAGCACCCACTTGATCACCGGGCGCTCCATGCCGCCTTCGAAGCCCACGTGGCCAAAGTGGTCCATGACCATCGGCACGTCTTTGATCGAGCGCAGGAGGGCGGAATTCTCCAACAGGTCTTCGCCGTTGACGTGGAGCCGCGCGTGCCAACCCAGCTCGCGCAGGCGCGCCATGTTGCGGCGCACCTCCGCCTCGCGCTGTTCCATGGCGAAGAAACGGACAAAGTTAAAGCGCGCGCCGCGCACGCCGGCGGCATGCAGCCGCGCCGCTTCGCTCTCAGAAACTCTATCGTCGAGAATGCCAATGGCGCGGTAGTGCGCCGGATCGTTTAGCGCTTCGAGCTCGTGCAGTAACGATCGATGGTCGCTGCCATAGATTGCGCTGTGCACGATCACACCGCGCTCGAAGCCGATCGCTTTGTGCATGCGCCGCGCTTCGGCGAATGTCGCGCTCTCGATCGGCGGATAGGGCGCATTGGCGCGCGGTGAAAATTTCACCGGATCGGCATAGATGTGAAACTGGCAATCGCAGCTTTCCGCGGGCGGCGCCGGCACCGGCATGCGCGGATTGCGATGCCATTCGTAGATTTTTTCTCCTGCGGCTGTGCGGGTAGCCATCGGCATTCTCCCATTGCGGCGTGAATTGAACGCGAGCGCGTCATCGAGATTCTTCTATACACGAACGGGCGGGAAAATGCGCAGCGGCGCGGCTACCACCTCTCAAGCCCGCGCCGTGTCGAAGAACGTTGCGTTAGGCTGCTCTATGGTATTTCGACCGGGGCAAGATATTCGATGCGCACAAAGCCTGGCGCATTGCCGTTGAGCGTCACTCTTGCCCAGGAATTCTTTACGTCGAGCACCGCTACGACCGCCCCTTCGGCAAGCGTCTCCACGGTGGGCGCGGCGTATTTCGCCGCTTGCCTAACCGCGATGGGCCGCCGGGCGCGGTAAAAGTGAGTGCTGATTCGAGTGGCAGCGCCACCAATGAGTTTTTTGTTTTCGGCGACTTCCTGAGACTCCTGCCGCACGGCTAGCGGAGCCGTTTTCGCAACCGGCTCAGGGTGGCGCGGCGCTTTTGCGGCTTTTTTCAATTCTTTGACAGGCGCCTTTACTGCAGGTGGTAAAGTCTTAAGCGCAGCCGTTTCCGCAGACTCGCGGAGCGCCGAACTGCCTTGGTCCTCTGCCTTCGGCGCGTTGCCAGCCGGCGCGGCCGCGCTGACTGACGGCTGGGCCGGCAGTAGGCTCGCCGCCGGCGCGACCGGCGGTTTGGTAACAGAGGAGACAGCGACAACGTTCGCCCGTACTTGCTGATTGCTCATGTCGCCGCTTCTTAGAAGTCCAACCGTCACAGTAACCACTGCCAACAGGCTCACAGCGGAAACTGCCGTCAGCGGCAGCGGCCCGTGCCGCAAACGCTGACTCAGACCGCGTGGCTCACTGGATAAACGGATGCGCTGAGCGGTACTCGCTCGTGCTTGCTGCTTCTGGATCGTGCGAATCGCTCGCAACCGCTGCATCTGCAAAACTATGCAGTCCTTGATGCCCCCCATCCACAGCATCGCCCGGCGAGGACGCCACTGGATGGCGTTACGGTAGAGCGCATCCCAGCCAATATGTCGCGGTTGGACCAAGGCTGAGCAAAAGGAGAGAACTTTGCGTTTCGATGATCGCAGCGATGGGAGCTCAGCTAGCTGACGGCGCAGGACCACAATCCGCGCCACCAGCAAGCGGCACAAATAGGCGTCGCGATCCTGCGGATTTTTGGCAATCGCTTCATTGAGCAACTTCAGGCTCTCGTCGTAGCGCTGCTGTGTAACGAGTAGTTCGAGTTGAGTGAACTGAGCCGCATCGCGTAGCAAACCATCCATGTTGTGACCCTCCACAAAGCTGTTGAGCCGTGCCTGGCCTTATGGGCCCGACATCCCTGCCAAATCTTGGCACAAAGGGGCCGCCCTAAATCCGGGCTTAACCCAATAGCAGAGGTGGAAGCCGGAAGTCAAACAGGAATAAAACTATTTTATGGCTGTTAGATCGGAGATCGAGCCGTCATTTGGCACCCAGATTAGCGCCATTGGCTGCCTTACCGATGGCTGGGCTCCTCGGCTGCAAGCGGAAGTCTCCTGCGGCAGGGTTGACAAAGAGGGGGTCCTCATTTGAGCAGGTTTCCTGATGTGAGTGGGGGTTTAGAACCATGTTCATTGTAGATTTCCGATCCGGCCGGTTTGCTGCGGATGAGATTGTTTCTAACGACATTCGGTGTCGCCCCTGTAGATTGGTTGTAAATACCGTAGCGAAATCCATCAACAATATTGCTTTCGTGCACGGAATCGCCGGAGCTAGATTGCAAAAAGATTCCGTAACTATTGACGCCTGTTTTCGTGAAGTCGTTGCGCGGGCCAGCCACGATAGTGTTATTGCGGATAGAGTGACCTTTGCCTCGGACATTATGGATTTGATAAGCCCCATTGTTAGAAAAAACATTGTTCTCGATTGTCCAGTTATCACCCCCGCTGATGTAAATCCCTTGCACGGCGTTATCGTGAATGTACGAATTGCGCACGACGATGTTGTTACCGTCCGGGCTCAACCCCGTACCCGCATGGTTGTATGACTCAGAGTCAATGAATCGGGCGCCACCGGCGTGCAAGTACCAACCATGCCAGAAGCGCGCATGGCCATTTTTGCGCGCCAACACGCCATTCACCTTGTTGGTGTCGAAGGGCACGCCGCAGCTGTGAATCTTGGTTCTAATAAACTGAAGATCGAAGTCTCGATTGCTCTTTTTGGCCCACTGTGTGATGCAGCTGCCGATGCCGTAGCGAATTTCCAAATTTTGGAACCGAATATGATCAGCGAAATCGCTCAGCCCCACTGGGTTGGGCACAATACCCTTAGCATCGAGGTCAATACCGTCAATGATTAGAAAACGCACCGGCACCCGAATGTTGTAGAAATCTAACACATAGTGGGGGACGAACCCTTTCGGCGCCTGCCAAAATAAGCCGCCCGCCGGTTGATTGTTGCCGCTGCCTTGCCAACACGAATGAGGGAAATCCTTGACCAACCCATAGCTCGCAAACCTGGCGCACTCCTCATACGTCGATAGGTGCACGGAGTTACGGACTTCTTCTTCGCTATGAGGGTGGCCCGGCGGCAGGTAGCGGCGAAACACCGGCCTCTCACCCGGATAGGCTTTAATCGTCACCGGATTATCCCACGAGGTGCCGGATGGAATAATAGATGCGCCACCGTGCGAGAGACCGCCAGAAAGCCCCAGGCCAGTGTCGTACTCA
It includes:
- a CDS encoding PIN domain-containing protein; amino-acid sequence: MHFLWRPLLRDPNDEFVLEVAVAARCQYVMTHNVRDFVGAERFGVKVLRPGQFLRQLEESP
- a CDS encoding 2-pyrone-4,6-dicarboxylate hydrolase, producing MPMATRTAAGEKIYEWHRNPRMPVPAPPAESCDCQFHIYADPVKFSPRANAPYPPIESATFAEARRMHKAIGFERGVIVHSAIYGSDHRSLLHELEALNDPAHYRAIGILDDRVSESEAARLHAAGVRGARFNFVRFFAMEQREAEVRRNMARLRELGWHARLHVNGEDLLENSALLRSIKDVPMVMDHFGHVGFEGGMERPVIKWVLESLKRENWWVMISNGNRDSKMDAGWDDAIPYGKAFIEAAPDRIIWGTDWPHPQWKKRMMNDAEEVELLYRYVDNDAALLKKILVDNPARLHGFV
- a CDS encoding toxin-antitoxin system HicB family antitoxin, with the protein product MSMLSLRLPESVHNKVRDLAAKESISINQFISTAVAEKMAALLTEEYLEERARRADPAAFDRILAVVPDVPPIPGDERQPFRVDKKPNKRMGRARKTRRSF
- a CDS encoding DUF1565 domain-containing protein yields the protein MQKFPVSVAIMMVLMLFALLACATLQSKSGGSVGAQPLPSQPMAAPGGSYYVAPNGSDNNPGTLTQPFKTLQRAVPRLRPGETLIVRAGEYDTGLGLSGGLSHGGASIIPSGTSWDNPVTIKAYPGERPVFRRYLPPGHPHSEEEVRNSVHLSTYEECARFASYGLVKDFPHSCWQGSGNNQPAGGLFWQAPKGFVPHYVLDFYNIRVPVRFLIIDGIDLDAKGIVPNPVGLSDFADHIRFQNLEIRYGIGSCITQWAKKSNRDFDLQFIRTKIHSCGVPFDTNKVNGVLARKNGHARFWHGWYLHAGGARFIDSESYNHAGTGLSPDGNNIVVRNSYIHDNAVQGIYISGGDNWTIENNVFSNNGAYQIHNVRGKGHSIRNNTIVAGPRNDFTKTGVNSYGIFLQSSSGDSVHESNIVDGFRYGIYNQSTGATPNVVRNNLIRSKPAGSEIYNEHGSKPPLTSGNLLK